The Bdellovibrio sp. ZAP7 DNA segment AACGGCGCCCGATTTTAACGGGCTTTAAGAGTTCGCTTTTCTTTCAAAGTATTGAAGGTCGATGAAAATCGCGGAAGCCAGGATCAAACTGCGCTCTTCTTCGCTAAGCTCGGCGCGACCAAACTCCACTAGGAAGTTATCCGCATCCATAAAGGCTTCTTTAAATAAGCCTGACCATTTCTTTCTGATAACGGCGGCTTCCTGGGAGTTTTTAAAGATAGGGAATGTCCAAAACTGCAAAAAGCCCGACTCCATTTTCATGATCACTCGGCCTTGGGGAGTTTCAATATCAAACTTCTTACGAAAGATACCAAAGCGCTGCTGAAGAGCACCTATATATTGCCCCCGCACGGAGAACACTTCCAGACGTTGAAAAAAGATCTTAAAAGGATGTTTTACGGTAAAGACCTGCTGCCGTTGATTATCAAAGAAATGCAGTTCAAAGCTGCGCCAGTGACCCAAAAACTGTCTTATTAAAAGACCAAAAAAACCTTTTTGTTGTTCAGCGCAGAAGCCAATCACCTGCCCGTTTTGATCGCAAATTTCATACTTATTGCGAGTTTCAAAACCGATCAACTCAGCCAATTCCTTGCGCTGACGAATGATCAATTGATTTTGGTCTTTAAGGGTTTCCAACAACGACATAGATCGATCCTTCGTTAGATAATCTAGTAAATCGTAATTGAAGTTTCTTATGGCGACAAGGTGGCGTTACGAATCAACGTCGATTCATCACAGGTGCTGTCATACTCATCCAAAGCCGTAGAACTCACGGTTTGATATCCTGATTTGGAAAATACCAAATGCGCCCGCCCCATCCGTTGAGACGCGCCAGGAACGTGGTGATATTCGCCGTTTGCATCCGTGATAGTAATGGGCTCTTGGCGCCCATAATGAGAGACAAAATCGACCTGCACATTAGAAATTGGATTTCCCAGGGTGTCCGTGACGACTCCCGTAAGAATCCAAGTCTTGCCGCATTTTTGCTCTGGACAGTCCGTTAGACATCCCGACAAAAATGGAAGAGTAAGCAGTAGATATCGAAGGCCCATTCCCTAAGTATAAACCAGGGACGCACTAAACATGCGGTTATTTTATCTTAACCGGGTCGTATTGGGACGGGCTTACTTACCCACCTGTGGGTACCACTTAAATTCTTTGCCATCCCAGTACAGAGTGCCCGAGGTCGCAAATTCTTCGGAGAGCTTTAGAGTATCACCTTTGGCAGAAGGAGCTTTGCCGGAGCCTTTGATCGTGGCTTTTTCGATAGGTCCTTTATGTAGCTCCCAAAGGTTCATCCACATTAAGTCCGTAAGGCCTTTGATAGACTTTTCCCCCGCACCGATAATGACCTGCTTGCCGCTTCCAAATTTGATGCGAATGCCCCGCTTATTAGAGTTTTCGACGAGGTCTGCGACGTCTTCCTTTGTGTCGCCATCGAAGTCTCCTTTGATGGAACATGGCTGCGCAAAACAATGGGGTTTTATTTGAGCATTTAACATTGCTGGAGCAACTAAAAGAGCAAGTGTTATGAAGGCTGATTTCATAGATTCATGATTCAAAACTTAGTCTCCAATGTCACATCCAAAACCGGGCGGCTGGACTGAAAATGACTTCTTAGGGACGGTTGGCATTTGAAAATATTCCCACGCCGTTTTTGGGCCCTATCCTATAAACTTCCAGGTTCGTTCCGGAGCCCACGAGATTAAAAGATTTTTATCTGTTTGCGAGGTTAATTTCAGACGCGGCCCCGTTCTAGGACATTTGTTGACGCCTTGCTTGATCTGGATTACAAATCTGCCACTTAAAAAACAACGGGGCAATCCCCCGTAAGCGGTGTAAAAACGATGACTTCCGTCCAAGACGTGAACTTACTAAATTTGATGCTGAAATCAGCCCGATTTCTTATCTCATCGCTTGCCCTGCTTTGCAGTGCTGTCGCGACAGCGCAAGTTCTGAATTCGCCCGCAATGACATCCGCTCCACCAAATTCTTTTGCAGTTCTTTGCTACCATGACGTCAGCACGGGCTTTGTCGGCAACGAGTTCAGCATCCGCAAAAAAGATTTGGTCGACCAATTCGATTATCTTAAAGCTCACTATAACGTCGTAAGCCTGCAAGACATCATCGATGCCAATCACGGCAAAAAAACTCTGCCACCAAAAGCTGTTCTTATCACAGTGGATGACGGCCTGGCTTCATTTTATGATAATGTCTATCCATTGCTAAAACAGTATAAGTACCCAGCTGTCTTTGCTGTTGTGACGAAATGGACAGAAGACGGCGCGGCTCCTGATTATGGCTTTAAAGATTCCAATCCTAAGATGGCGAACTGGAAGCAGCTTAAAGAAATGCAAAAATCAGGATTGGTTGAGATTGTCTCTCACACTCACGACCTGCATCAGGGCCAAGTTTTTAATCCTCAAGGTAACCAGGCAGCTGTTGCAGGTTATTTTAAATACGATCCAACGACAAAGTCCTATCAATCCGAAGAGGAATTTGTAAGCCGCGTTCAAGCAGATCTTAAAAAGAGCAACGAGGCCCTTAAGAAGCACTTAGGAAAAGACAATACCGTCATCGTTTGGCCTTACGGCCAATCCAATGGGCTGTCACGCAAAGCTGCAGAAGACGCTGGCATGAAAATCCAGATGAGCTTGCGCCCTGGCCTCAACAACGCCAATGATATTTCTCATATCGGCCGCGGCCTTGTGATGTCGACGATGGAGATCCCTCAATTTGCGACAGCTCTTGAGAATGCCTTCAATGATCAATTTCCGATGCGGATGATTCGCGTCGACATTGATAGTTTCTGGAAAAACACAGAGTCCGAAACCGAACAAGGCTTGGGAGATTTACTGGAAAAGGGCCTTGCCCTGGGTCCAAGCGCAGTTTTGATTAAAGCACTGTCTGATTCTGGCGAAGCTTATTTTGCAACAGATAAAATGAAAATGCATGGCGACTATTTAAATCGCACAGCACACACGATGAAAAATCGCGCTCGCGTAGCATACGCGTATGCGCAGTTTCCTCAGTCATTCGTGAAAAACACGGAACTCGCAACCGCTGCAATTCGTGACATGGCTAAGTTTACAGATTTGGATGGCGTCTTTTTTGAGGTTTCTCCGAAAGACAACTTAGAGGAGCTTCCACTTCAAACCTTGATCTCGACGGCTCAATCGATTCGTCCCCGCTGGAAGTTTGGCATCATTGGTCAACAGCCTTTGAATCCCAATATGTTTGACTATGTTATGCTGACGAGCGCTCAACTGGAAAAGGCGAAAACCTTGCCAGGAGCTGGCATTATCCCGGCCAAAGAAGTCGTGTCTTTACCAAAAGATTATAAATCAGATGCCGCTCACCTGATTGCCCAAGGTTACTTGAATTTATATTATGATGTGAACTTTAAAGGATTTGAACCGGATCCAGAATTTACCAATCTGTTCTCGGTGATTAAAAGCGTCCCTCAACACAAGGGAGAGGCAAAATGATTATTTCGTACCTGCCTGCGATTTTGAAATTCCTGTTTTTAGTTATTCCTTTCATGTTGCCGATGATCTGGATCATGGGCGCTTTCGTTTTCTATTTTAAAAGAGAACGCAAACGCCTGGAGCTGACTGAGTTTTCAGATCAGCCCTACACTATTTTGATTCCTTGCTATAACGAAGAAAACTGCGCGGAAGCGACGATCCGTTCGTTGGATCATTTGCCTGCTGATAAATGCGAAATCATCGCCATCAACGATGGAAGCCGCGATAAAACGCAAATGGTTCTGGAAAAATTGGCGATGACTCGTCCCCACATGCGCGTGATCAACCTAGTGCAAAACCGTGGTAAAGCCGCTGCTTTGACTTTGGGAGCGATGGCCAGCCGTTATGAATTCATCCTATGTATTGATGCGGATTCAGAGCTGGATTCGCAAGCTCCACGCATTATGCTTGAACACTTCCGTGACGAACACGTGGCCGGCGTAACTGGCAATCCACGCGTAAAAAACCGCGGGACACTTGTGGGTCGATTGCAGGTTGGCGAGTTCTCGGCACTCGTGGGCATGATCAAACGCTATCACCAGACTTTGGGTCGTTTATTTGCGTTGTCTGGCGTATTGGTGATGTTCCGTAAATCTGCAATTGAAAGCATCGGCTACTGGGACACGGACACTGTGACTGAAGACGTCGGTATCAGCTGGAAATTGCAAACCTCTGGTTGGTCATTGAAGTACGAACCCAAAGCAAAATGCGACGTCTTGATGCCAGACACTTTGAAAGGCTTGTGGAAGCAAAGACTTCGCTGGGCCCAAGGTGGTTTTGAAGTTGTTCTTAAACACGGCAAATCTGTCTTAAACAGCCGCGACGTGGGCTTACGTTTGATCCTTTTGGAATATATCTTTTCTGTGACTTGGGCCTTTATGTTGCCGGTGACGATTCTGTGCGCGGTATTCGGAACGAACTTGCACGACATCAACCCAAGTTATGCGATTTTATTGACTGGCGTAATGAGCTTCACCCAATTCTTGGTGGGCTTATTTCTGCATGGTCGTTACGAGCGTTCGACGGGCCTGGGCTTTGTGGCCATCTGGTATCCGTTCGCTTATTGGATGATTAATAGTTTTGTTTTATTTGTGGCGATCCCGAAAGTGCTGTTTGGCCCAAAACGCCAATTCAGTTCATGGATCAGTCCCGATCGAGGCGGAGTAACTTATGCGAAAATTGATTGAAACTGGTTGCACACTAATTTTATGGGCTGTGTTCATCAGCGGTAGCAGTATTGCTATTTTTGATTTCTTCTTTAACGTCGAGGCGTCGGAGAAGATTACTTCTCACATGCTTGTGATTGGCTGGGCACCCTTTTTCGCGGTCTTGATCTTTGGAGCGATGATGTTCCTGGTGCGTGTTTCAAAATACGATAACACTAAGAAAGCTATCGCAAGCGAACACACGGTCCAGTGGACTTCTGAAGAACTAGCACTTGCTCAAAATGGGAAAGTCGTGGATTTACATTTTGCTGGAGCAGGGCTTGCTTGCCAAGTAGTAACTCGTGATGAAGTTGCGGCAGTTTTGCATGCTGAAAACAAAACTGTGCATGTCACGGTTGCAGCTCAAACGACGGAAGAATCCGTTATGGGCCTAGTTCGCCAAGCATTCTAATTTTCGATATTTATTTTTTAAATGATAATCAGCCTGTCTTTAACTAAGACAGGCTTTTTTTTCGTCTATCGTCCAAAAGATTCAGCGACGGCGGTTGTGAATAGCACCAAAAAACAACCAGAAAAGAAGACGTGAAAATCTGTTGTCTCGAGTTTATCGATAAGACTGATACCACTGCCCAAGGCAATCATACCGGCGAAATAAATTGATTCTTTTCTACGTAATAGATGAAGTCCCACAGATGTCATGTAAACAAACTAAAGCTTGTTGTCATGAGATTTTGTTTAGATGCGGCTTGTAAATTGCTTAGCCTTATCCGAGATCTATTAAAGACCCTTAGGGGTCAATAAATCGCACTTGAGGCTATCAAGGGACGCCACTTTACGTCCTTTGATCAATCTTTATTCACGTTGGCGGAGTACCTGGGATGACAAATAGCATGTTTTTGGTGATTTCGGTTTTAATGACACTGACAGCCTGTACGAACTCCCAGGGCAATGGCAATTTGGCTAAATCTAAAGCCCGTGACAATATCTACGATGGCGAACTGACCCGCGAAGAAGACCTTATTTCAAAAACGACAGTATTAATACATACAGGCAATGGCGTCTGCACAGGCAGCTTGCTAAGCCCCACGATTATCATTACTGCCGCGCACTGTGTGACCGAAGAAAAGTCTCCACGTACACTTATCCCTGCAGAGAATTTCACGATCCTAGAGCCGTCGAATGCCAGCACCTTTTCTGAGTGGATGAAAAACCCGGTGCCTGTTGCAAAGGTCGAAAAAACCATCGCTCATCCCATTTATTTGGGCTTAACTCAAAGCACTTCACATTACGATAAGGGATATGACGTTGCTTTGATCAAGTTGAAAACTCCGATGCCAGCGAAGTATAAAGCCGTAGTGATCTCTGACAAGTATGAAGCGTTGACGCGGAATCAAATTCGCATCGCAGGTTTTGGTACACACTCGAATGACGTTGAATTGGAGACCTCGCTGGATGGTCGCCTTCGTAACGGCAATGCGACTTTGAATTTAAATGATATTGCTATCACAGCTCCGATAGATTCTCCTGGACACCCCAAAGAGATTCCTTATTTGGTTACAAATAGACCGGAGTCATCGATTTTGTCTTTGGTCAAAAGCCCCTCCGACACCAGTCTTTGTCACGGCGACTCGGGCGGCCCGGTGTACTTTGAAAAAGATGGCAAAATCAACTTGGTTGGCGTGAATCAAGGCATGAATGCGAAGGCCGGCGATAAAAACTGCGCCACTGACGGTATTGCACAGACTATCGTGAACTTGGCGGGCCCGTCCCTTCGCTTTGTACTCTCTTCCTATAAGGAACTGACGGGCGAATCTTTACCAAACAAAGTCGTTCCAGCGGAAGAAGATTCCTATACTTTTGAATTCCAACTGAAGAACAATGAGCTTCATCCGAAAAACGAGGACACAAGCATTGAAGGTTTGTCCGTTCTTCATGATGATACGACCGGCGAATCGGCATTTATGGAAAACGACAGAGTGGAAGACATGTGTAAGACAGGAAAATTCTTCGGCAAGTATCCATCACTGCTGCTCTTGTTTCAGAAAACCCAATTTGACGGGAAACTGCCTCTAGCTTTGATGGTCACAAGGGACAACGTATTTCAACAGCTGGTGGAGGCTCGTATTGAAGCTCGTGGTGACAAGGTAAAAACCGTTATCCTGACGTCGAAAGGATACTTGTCTGCAGAAATGCCTTTCATCAAGTGCAACCCTCCCGCTGATTCCAAATAAGAAGTTTTTTTCCAGAACAGCCCCAGAGAGAAATCCCTGGGGTTTTGTTCTTGAAACTTGAGCTGAAATTATGCTCCAATGCCGT contains these protein-coding regions:
- a CDS encoding phospholipid scramblase-related protein, with amino-acid sequence MSLLETLKDQNQLIIRQRKELAELIGFETRNKYEICDQNGQVIGFCAEQQKGFFGLLIRQFLGHWRSFELHFFDNQRQQVFTVKHPFKIFFQRLEVFSVRGQYIGALQQRFGIFRKKFDIETPQGRVIMKMESGFLQFWTFPIFKNSQEAAVIRKKWSGLFKEAFMDADNFLVEFGRAELSEEERSLILASAIFIDLQYFERKANS
- a CDS encoding carboxypeptidase-like regulatory domain-containing protein — encoded protein: MGLRYLLLTLPFLSGCLTDCPEQKCGKTWILTGVVTDTLGNPISNVQVDFVSHYGRQEPITITDANGEYHHVPGASQRMGRAHLVFSKSGYQTVSSTALDEYDSTCDESTLIRNATLSP
- the pgaB gene encoding poly-beta-1,6-N-acetyl-D-glucosamine N-deacetylase PgaB, with translation MTSVQDVNLLNLMLKSARFLISSLALLCSAVATAQVLNSPAMTSAPPNSFAVLCYHDVSTGFVGNEFSIRKKDLVDQFDYLKAHYNVVSLQDIIDANHGKKTLPPKAVLITVDDGLASFYDNVYPLLKQYKYPAVFAVVTKWTEDGAAPDYGFKDSNPKMANWKQLKEMQKSGLVEIVSHTHDLHQGQVFNPQGNQAAVAGYFKYDPTTKSYQSEEEFVSRVQADLKKSNEALKKHLGKDNTVIVWPYGQSNGLSRKAAEDAGMKIQMSLRPGLNNANDISHIGRGLVMSTMEIPQFATALENAFNDQFPMRMIRVDIDSFWKNTESETEQGLGDLLEKGLALGPSAVLIKALSDSGEAYFATDKMKMHGDYLNRTAHTMKNRARVAYAYAQFPQSFVKNTELATAAIRDMAKFTDLDGVFFEVSPKDNLEELPLQTLISTAQSIRPRWKFGIIGQQPLNPNMFDYVMLTSAQLEKAKTLPGAGIIPAKEVVSLPKDYKSDAAHLIAQGYLNLYYDVNFKGFEPDPEFTNLFSVIKSVPQHKGEAK
- the pgaC gene encoding poly-beta-1,6-N-acetyl-D-glucosamine synthase, whose product is MIISYLPAILKFLFLVIPFMLPMIWIMGAFVFYFKRERKRLELTEFSDQPYTILIPCYNEENCAEATIRSLDHLPADKCEIIAINDGSRDKTQMVLEKLAMTRPHMRVINLVQNRGKAAALTLGAMASRYEFILCIDADSELDSQAPRIMLEHFRDEHVAGVTGNPRVKNRGTLVGRLQVGEFSALVGMIKRYHQTLGRLFALSGVLVMFRKSAIESIGYWDTDTVTEDVGISWKLQTSGWSLKYEPKAKCDVLMPDTLKGLWKQRLRWAQGGFEVVLKHGKSVLNSRDVGLRLILLEYIFSVTWAFMLPVTILCAVFGTNLHDINPSYAILLTGVMSFTQFLVGLFLHGRYERSTGLGFVAIWYPFAYWMINSFVLFVAIPKVLFGPKRQFSSWISPDRGGVTYAKID
- a CDS encoding trypsin-like serine protease codes for the protein MTNSMFLVISVLMTLTACTNSQGNGNLAKSKARDNIYDGELTREEDLISKTTVLIHTGNGVCTGSLLSPTIIITAAHCVTEEKSPRTLIPAENFTILEPSNASTFSEWMKNPVPVAKVEKTIAHPIYLGLTQSTSHYDKGYDVALIKLKTPMPAKYKAVVISDKYEALTRNQIRIAGFGTHSNDVELETSLDGRLRNGNATLNLNDIAITAPIDSPGHPKEIPYLVTNRPESSILSLVKSPSDTSLCHGDSGGPVYFEKDGKINLVGVNQGMNAKAGDKNCATDGIAQTIVNLAGPSLRFVLSSYKELTGESLPNKVVPAEEDSYTFEFQLKNNELHPKNEDTSIEGLSVLHDDTTGESAFMENDRVEDMCKTGKFFGKYPSLLLLFQKTQFDGKLPLALMVTRDNVFQQLVEARIEARGDKVKTVILTSKGYLSAEMPFIKCNPPADSK